The Zingiber officinale cultivar Zhangliang chromosome 9A, Zo_v1.1, whole genome shotgun sequence genome window below encodes:
- the LOC122019468 gene encoding nuclear transport factor 2B-like, with protein sequence MDWCVIFNYFRVFFDAFARLFVEHYYRTFHRNPQALGGLCLDYSMLTIEGENIQGAAAIVAKIASHPFQQCAHAISTVDCQPSGHPGGVLVFVSGSLQLGGEQHPRKFSQMFHLILTPQGSFYVLNDIFRLNYAQNDASINVGLSGFSI encoded by the exons ATGGACTGGTGCGTGATCTTTAACTATTTCCGTGTTTTCTTTGACGCTTTCGCCAGGTTGTTCGTCGAGCACTACTACCGGACGTTCCACAGAAATCCGCAGGCGCTCGGAGGGCTCTGCCTGGACTACTCCATGCTCACCATTGAGGGCGAGAATATCCAGGGTGCGGCTGCAATTGTCGCTAAAATCGCTTCTCACCCCTTCCAGCAGTGCGCCCATGCCATCTCCACCGTCGATTGCCAACCCTCAGGACATCCTGGTGGTGTTCTTGTCTTCGTTAGCGGATCCCTCCAGCTCGGCGGTGAGCAACATCCTCGCAAGTTCAGCCAG ATGTTTCATCTGATTCTGACACCTCAGGGGAGCTTTTATGTGCTCAATGACATATTCCGTCTCAACTATGCCCAA AATGATGCTAGTATCAACGTTGGTTTGTCGGGCTTTTCTATCTGA
- the LOC122021415 gene encoding nuclear transport factor 2B-like: MDPDAVAKAFVEHYYRTFDSNRQALGGLYQDGSMLTFEGDKIQGAAAIVAKLTSLPFQQCAHAISTVDCQPSGPPGGVLVFVSGSLQLGGEQHSLKFSQMFHLIPTPQGSFYVLNDIFRLNYA, encoded by the exons ATGGATCCTGATGCTGTCGCCAAGGCGTTCGTCGAGCACTACTACCGGACGTTCGACAGCAACCGGCAGGCGCTCGGAGGGCTCTACCAGGACGGCTCCATGCTCACTTTTGAGGGCGACAAGATCCAGGGTGCGGCTGCCATTGTTGCTAAGCTCACTTCTCTTCCCTTCCAGCAGTGCGCCCATGCCATCTCCACCGTCGATTGCCAACCCTCAGGACCTCCTGGTGGTGTTCTTGTCTTCGTTAGCGGATCTCTCCAGCTCGGTGGCGAGCAACATTCCCTCAAGTTCAGCCAG ATGTTTCATCTGATTCCAACACCTCAGGGGAGCTTTTATGTGCTCAATGACATATTCCGTCTCAACTATGCCTAA
- the LOC122020373 gene encoding chaperone protein ClpB3, chloroplastic-like encodes MTSVLCTTNASLRLLPPPSNACRSPFCSLLALSVSSGSRSSGERIRPLRLPETLGKKSDLFLSKRVELSINVSRSVVVRCEARKDGRITQQEFTEMAWQAIVSSPEVAKGSKNQIVETEHLMKSLLEQKNGLARRIFSKSGVDNTKLLEATDRFIQRQPKVLDESAGNMLGRDLEALIQRAREYKRQFSDSFVSVEHLVLGFAEDARFGKQLLKDFQISLNTLKSALQAIRGQQHVIDQDPEGKYEALEKYGKDLTAMAREGKLDPVIGRDDEIRRCIQILSRRMKNNPVLIGEPGVGKTAISEGLAQRIVQGDVPQALMNRRLISLDMGALIAGAKYRGEFEDRLKAVLREVTESDGQIILFIDEIHTVVGAGATDGAMDAGNLLKPMLGRGELRCIGATTLDEYRKYIEKDPALERRFQQVYVGQPTVEDTISILRGLRERYELHHGVCISDSALVEAAILSDRYISGRFLPDKAIDLVDEAAAKLKMEITSKPTALDEVNRSVLKLEMERLSLTNDTDKASKDRLNRLETELSMLKGKQAELTEQWEHEKAVMTRIQSIKEEIDRVNVEIQQAEREYDLNRAAELKYGSLNSLQHQLQGAEKDLIEYQSSGKSMLREEVTGNDIAEIVSKWTGIPVSKLQQSEREKLLYLEEELHKRVVGQDPAVKAVSEAIQRSRAGLSDPNRPIASFMFMGPTGVGKTELAKALTSYMFNTEEALVRIDMSEYMEKHTVSRLIGAPPGYVGYEEGGQLTETVRRRPYAVILFDEIEKAHSDVFNVFLQILDDGRVTDSQGRTVSFTNTVIIMTSNVGSQYILNMNNDSESTDSAYEAIKQRVMDAARSIFRPEFMNRVDEYIVFQPLDREQISSIVKLQLERVQKRVADQKIRIQVSEAAVEFLGNLGYDPNYGARPVKRVIQQNVENELAKGILRGDFKDEDNILLDTEVTNFSNGQLPQRRLVFRKKDPVAASVESPFEGQEAALHNR; translated from the exons ATGACGTCTGTGTTATGCACGACGAATGCTAGTCTCCGCCTCCTTCCTCCGCCTTCGAATGCCTGCCGGAGCCCATTCTGCAGCTTACTAGCCTTATCTGTCTCCTCCGGGAGCCGGTCCTCCGGCGAGAGAATCAGGCCCTTGAGATTGCCGGAAACCCTCGGTAAAAAGAGCGATCTCTTCCTGTCGAAGAGGGTCGAGCTCTCGATAAACGTGTCCAGGTCTGTCGTCGTCAGATGTGAAGCTCGCAAGGATGGAAGG ATCACTCAACAAGAATTCACTGAGATGGCTTGGCAAGCTATTGTTTCATCACCAGAAGTTGCAAAAGGAAGCAAAAATCAGATAGTGGAGACAGAACATTTAATGAAATCATTGTTGGAGCAAAAAAATGGGCTTGCACGTCGCATCTTTTCCAAGTCAGGAGTTGATAATACTAAGCTATTAGAAGCTACTGATAGATTCATCCAGAGGCAGCCTAAG GTCCTGGATGAATCTGCTGGCAATATGTTAGGTCGAGATCTTGAAGCTTTAATTCAGCGAGCCCGAGAATACAAGAGGCAATTTAGTGACTCTTTTGTATCTGTAGAACATCTTGTACTTGGTTTTGCAGAAGATGCACGATTTGGAAAACAACTCCTCAAGGATTTTCAAATTTCATTGAATACTTTAAAATCTGCTCTTCAGGCTATAAGGGGACAGCAACATGTTATTGACCAAG ATCCTGAGGGGAAATATGAAGCATTAGAGAAATATGGAAAAGATTTGACTGCTATGGCACGTGAAGGGAAACTTGATCCAGTCATTGGAAGGGATGATGAAATTCGTAGGTGCATACAGATCTTATCAAGGAGAATGAAGAACAATCCTGTATTGATAGGCGAACCTGGTGTCGGAAAAACTGCTATATCAGAAGG TCTTGCACAAAGGATAGTACAAGGAGATGTTCCACAGGCTCTGATGAACCGCAGG TTGATTTCCCTTGACATGGGTGCACTCATTGCTGGGGCGAAGTATAGGGGAGAATTTGAAGATAGACTAAAAGCTGTACTAAGAGAAGTGACAGAATCTGATGGTCAGATAATCCTTTTCATTGACGAGATCCACACTGTCGTGGGGGCAG GTGCCACAGATGGGGCCATGGACGCAGGTAACCTTTTGAAACCAATGCTTGGACGTGGAGAATTGCGCTGCATTGGTGCCACAACACTTGATGAATATCGCAAGTATATTGAGAAAGATCCAGCTTTGGAGCGTCGTTTTCAGCAAGTTTATGTTGGTCAGCCTACAGTAGAAGATACAATATCAATATTACGTGGATTGCGTGAGAGATACGAGCTTCATCATGGTGTTTGCATATCTGATAGTGCTCTTGTGGAGGCTGCTATTCTTTCTGATCGCTATATAAGTGGCCGCTTTTTGCCAGACAAAG CAATTGACTTGGTTGATGAGGCAGCTGCCAAGCTAAAGATGGAAATAACATCTAAACCAACTGCTCTTGATGAAGTTAATCGGTCTGTGTTGAAGTTAGAAATGGAACGGCTCTCTTTAACTAATGATACTGATAAAGCTTCAAAAGATAGATTGAACCGCCTTGAAACAGAGCTTTCAATGTTGAAGGGGAAGCAAGCTGAACTTACTGAGCAGTGGGAGCATGAGAAAGCAGTGATGACAAGAATTCAATCAATAAAAGAGGAG ATCGATAGGGTGAATGTAGAAATCCAGCAGGCAGAGCGTGAATATGATCTTAACCGGGCAGCTGAATTAAAATATGGAAGCCTTAATTCCCTACAGCATCAACTTCAAGGTGCGGAAAAGGACCTAATTGAGTATCAAAGTTCTGGAAAATCAATGCTTAGAGAAGAGGTAACTGGAAATGACATTGCAGAAATAGTCAGCAAATGGACAGGTATTCCCGTATCTAAGCTGCAACAATCTGAGAGAGAAAAGCTACTGTATCTGGAAGAAGAACTTCACAAGCGAGTTGTTGGTCAAGACCCAGCCGTGAAAGCTGTCTCTGAGGCTATCCAACGGTCTAGAGCCGGTCTCTCAGATCCCAACCGGCCAATTGCTAGTTTCATGTTCATGGGACCCACCGGAGTCGGTAAGACAGAATTGGCAAAAGCACTTACTTCTTATATGTTTAACACAGAAGAAGCTTTAGTGAGAATAGACATGAGTGAGTACATGGAGAAGCACACAGTTTCAAGATTGATTGGAGCCCCACCAGGCTACGTTGGATATGAAGAGGGGGGGCAGTTGACTGAGACTGTTCGCCGGAGGCCTTATGCAGTTATATTGTTTGATGAGATTGAGAAGGCACATTCTGACGTGTTCAATGTTTTCCTTCAGATTCTGGATGATGGTAGAGTGACTGATTCACAGGGCCGGACAGTGAGTTTCACAAACACAGTTATAATTATGACATCAAATGTTGGTTCCCAGTATATCTTAAATATGAACAATGACTCAGAATCAACGGATTCTGCATATGAGGCTATCAAGCAGAGAGTGATGGATGCTGCTAGGTCCATCTTTCGTCCTGAATTCATGAATCGTGTTGATGAGTATATTGTTTTCCAGCCCCTCGATCGTGAGCAAATAAGCAGCATTGTGAAGTTGCAG TTGGAAAGGGTGCAAAAGCGAGTTGCAGATCAGAAGATCAGAATTCAGGTGTCTGAAGCAGCCGTAGAGTTTCTCGGAAACCTTGGGTACGATCCCAATTATGGCGCTAGGCCAGTGAAGCGCGTCATTCAACAGAACGTGGAGAATGAACTGGCAAAGGGTATTCTGAGGGGAGACTTTAAGGACGAGGATAATATATTGTTAGACACCGAAGTCACAAATTTCTCCAATGGTCAGCTTCCTCAACGAAGGTTAGTGTTCCGGAAGAAAGATCCAGTTGCCGCTTCAGTTGAGTCTCCATTCGAGGGCCAGGAGGCGGCCTTGCATAATCGTTGA
- the LOC122019467 gene encoding zinc finger MYM-type protein 1-like, with the protein MSNLKRKNKKKRLCLRTSIVTIRWLALQGCAFRGNDESLSSSNRGNFLELVKAFAKLSTEIDEVALENAPKNAQYIALEIQKEILHIMANRVRKMVREEVSDKYFCILVDEAQDIFKREQMTIILRFVNNHGILTERFFTIKSVSDTNSLNLKKEISNVLVHHDLQVKKIRGQGYDGASNMRGAWNRLQALFLNDYPYGYYVHCFAHRLQLTLVSAAKNVSVIWEFFSHLDNIVNIVSSSTKRIAELHTAQRIEIEHMLAIGEHDSGSEANQIDKPLLITTSLTFESENIQGAAATVAKFASHPFQQCAHAISTVDCQSSGPSGGVLVFVSGSL; encoded by the exons ATGTCCAATCTaaagaggaaaaataaaaaaaaacgttTGTGTTTGCGGACCTCAATTGTCACTATTCGCTGGCTAGCACTTCAAGGGTGTGCCTTTAGAGGTAATGATGAATCTCTATCTTCATCTAATCgtgggaattttcttgaattagtAAAGGCTTTTGCAAAACTGAGTACAGAAATTGATGAAGTTGCACTTGAGAATGCTCCAAAAAATGCTCAATATATCGCTCTAGAAATTCAGAAAGAGATTTTACATATTATGGCTAATAGAGTACGAAAGATGGTTCGTGAagaagttagtgataaatatttctgtattcttgttgatgaagCACAAGATATATTTAAACGAGAGCAAATGACCATTATCTTGAGGTTTGTGAATAATCATGGGATTTTGACAGAAAGATTTTTTACCATCAAAAGTGTTAGCGATACTAACTCATTGAACCTAaaaaaagaaatatcaaatgttCTTGTTCATCATGACCTACAAGTTAAGAAAATCAGAggccaaggatatgatggtgctagCAATATGCGTGGGGCATGGAATAGACTTCAGGCATTATTTCTCAATGATTATCCCTATGGATACTATGTTCATTGCTTTGCCCATCgattacaactcacattagtttctgcAGCCAAGAATGTCAGTGTTATTTGGGAATTCTTTTCTCATTTGGATAATATAGTAAATATTGTTAGTTCTTCTACTAAACGCATTGCTGAGTTACATACTGCACAGAGAATTGAAATCGAGCATATGTTGGCAATTGGAGAACATGATTCTGGAAGTGAGGCTAATCAGATTG ATAAACCCCTTCTTATCACCACATCACTCACCTTTGAGAGCGAGAATATACAGGGTGCAGCTGCAACTGTCGCTAAATTCGCTTCTCATCCCTTCCAGCAATGCGCTCATGCCATCTCCACCGTCGATTGCCAATCCTCAGGACCTTCTGGTGGTGTTCTTGTCTTCGTTAGCGGATCCCTCTAG